CGGCGGCGGATCAGGCGCAGCAACGGTTGATTCTAGATCACCACCAGGAAATTCGAACCATCACCCAGACCTATACGCTCGACTTGAACTATGGCCTCACGGACCGGCTTGCTCTTCAAATGACCGTGCCCTATCTCAAGCGAACGCATCTGCACATCGATGGGCTCGGCGAGTCGGCAACGGAGGCCGGCGAGCCCGTCAACTTTTCAGATAACGGCTTCGGCGACGTGCGGATCACGGCCAAGTACAATGTGTTGCCGGCGCTTCGCCACGCTATCGTCATGGGGTTCGGCCTGGAATTACCGACCGGAGACACCCAAGCACGGGACAGCTCAGGGCAGATTTTGGAATCCCCGGGGCAACTGGGGCGTGGCCAGGTTGGTCTCATCGGTTCGATGTACCAAACCTATGAGCTGATTCCCCACCGGTTGAGCCAGTTCGCCTTCGCCAGCTATCGCCATACCTTCCGCAATCGGGATGGGTATCAGTTTGGAGACGAATATCAGTTCAATGCCGGCGTGAATCTGGTCACGACCCCCTGGCTGGTGTTGTCTCAGCAATTCAACTTCCGTTATCTCACGCACGACAACGTCACGGCCAATCTGGAGCAATCGGCCGCACCGTTTTCAGGGGAGGAACCGATCGTGATTGACTCCCGCGTCCTCGATCGACGAGTCCCGAATACCGGATCGACCTACTTGGCCTAT
The Nitrospira sp. DNA segment above includes these coding regions:
- a CDS encoding transporter — encoded protein: MRLTRHVSFLFFLALLTVFLRSEALASCGAVSCFVVIGAQQQVPQQGVLTVSGIYNYTPMRLLSGATGIIPAADQAQQRLILDHHQEIRTITQTYTLDLNYGLTDRLALQMTVPYLKRTHLHIDGLGESATEAGEPVNFSDNGFGDVRITAKYNVLPALRHAIVMGFGLELPTGDTQARDSSGQILESPGQLGRGQVGLIGSMYQTYELIPHRLSQFAFASYRHTFRNRDGYQFGDEYQFNAGVNLVTTPWLVLSQQFNFRYLTHDNVTANLEQSAAPFSGEEPIVIDSRVLDRRVPNTGSTYLAYTPGFQLDIGQLFNSRYTEATSLYFMAQIPLARDANNNLAQGTSFVFGMTRSVQLVKPKS